One part of the Geoanaerobacter pelophilus genome encodes these proteins:
- a CDS encoding 4Fe-4S dicluster domain-containing protein, with amino-acid sequence MEDKDILEIMHSDLQRALKKPRNQRRWGMAIDLKKCVGCHACTTGCMSENLTPPEIHYRPVKEEEIGEFPNVSMRFLPRPCMQCDAPTCTPVCPVTATYKRDDGIVVIDYKKCIGCRYCLVACSYGARSADVGHYYTGDMKGETYEVENSGEYGKSFKRKTHWHSPIGNARKCHFCIHRIEKGELTRCTTTCLGHATYFGDLNDPNSLIVKLITKVNVFRYKEEMGTKPVVYYIT; translated from the coding sequence ATGGAAGATAAAGATATCCTGGAAATAATGCATAGCGATCTTCAGCGGGCCTTGAAGAAACCGCGTAATCAGCGCCGCTGGGGAATGGCCATTGACCTGAAAAAATGCGTCGGCTGCCATGCCTGCACAACCGGCTGCATGTCGGAAAACCTTACTCCGCCTGAGATCCATTACCGACCAGTGAAAGAAGAGGAGATCGGCGAGTTTCCCAACGTCTCGATGCGTTTTCTCCCACGGCCCTGCATGCAGTGCGATGCCCCGACCTGCACTCCGGTCTGCCCGGTAACGGCGACCTACAAGCGTGACGATGGCATTGTCGTGATTGACTATAAAAAGTGCATCGGCTGCCGCTATTGTCTGGTTGCCTGTTCTTACGGAGCCAGGTCGGCAGATGTCGGTCACTATTATACCGGTGACATGAAGGGCGAGACTTACGAGGTGGAAAACTCAGGCGAGTATGGCAAGAGCTTCAAACGGAAGACCCATTGGCACTCGCCGATCGGCAATGCCCGCAAATGTCATTTCTGTATCCACCGGATCGAAAAGGGTGAACTGACCCGGTGCACCACGACCTGTCTGGGGCATGCGACCTACTTCGGTGACCTGAATGATCCCAACAGCCTCATCGTCAAGCTGATAACCAAAGTGAACGTCTTCAGATACAAGGAGGAGATGGGGACCAAGCCGGTTGTTTATTACATAACATAA
- the nrfD gene encoding NrfD/PsrC family molybdoenzyme membrane anchor subunit, translated as MELIGVILPDKQRLFSVIADILKGKGGIHLYLFLIGLVAGFYGIAAIFIQGHAHTINTSNLVPWGMQISTYVYFALLSTGCTFVNFFGHVFFEEKYRPFASRIIFVGIITAVAAFFSLATEMGRVDRMYMFLISPNPTSPMFWMALWYSCYVCIITVEYINIQRGKHSVRVMWGAFFIAIITHSTLGSLLGTVSSRVYYYSALMPIYFLFIAFLTGCALTTIIAAHTVKKKQLDEAYHLTPFVILLKVGLGLALLITFWRTMTGLAGRLEGSEVFSLTLINSFVFGIVVVIIVPYLLLKMGKSANWLMFVGVFIMVTQLKARNDLVVGAFKIPVFRVYEMPEIVHYTPSVYEFLVVAASTSLVALLYIIFNRSGVFDVNAGKEVH; from the coding sequence ATGGAACTCATCGGTGTCATTCTTCCTGATAAACAGCGACTCTTCTCAGTTATCGCCGATATTCTCAAAGGGAAAGGGGGCATTCACCTGTACCTGTTCCTGATCGGCCTTGTTGCCGGTTTTTACGGGATAGCAGCCATTTTCATCCAAGGGCATGCCCACACCATCAACACCAGCAACCTTGTGCCATGGGGGATGCAGATTTCCACCTATGTCTACTTTGCCCTTTTGAGCACCGGCTGTACTTTTGTCAATTTCTTCGGCCATGTCTTTTTTGAGGAAAAATACCGGCCGTTTGCCTCACGGATCATTTTTGTCGGTATCATCACTGCTGTCGCTGCCTTCTTTTCCCTGGCCACCGAAATGGGCCGGGTGGACCGGATGTACATGTTCCTGATTTCCCCGAACCCGACATCGCCGATGTTCTGGATGGCTCTCTGGTACAGTTGCTACGTATGCATCATCACGGTAGAGTACATCAACATCCAGAGAGGCAAGCATTCGGTACGCGTCATGTGGGGCGCGTTCTTCATCGCCATCATCACCCATAGTACACTAGGCAGCCTCTTGGGCACGGTCAGTTCGCGGGTCTACTACTACAGCGCCCTGATGCCGATCTACTTCCTGTTTATCGCCTTTCTCACCGGCTGTGCCCTGACCACCATCATTGCCGCCCATACGGTCAAAAAGAAACAGCTCGATGAGGCGTATCATCTCACGCCGTTCGTGATCCTGCTGAAGGTCGGCTTGGGGCTTGCCCTGCTGATAACCTTCTGGCGGACCATGACCGGGCTTGCCGGCCGCCTGGAGGGGTCTGAGGTTTTCTCCCTGACCCTGATCAACAGCTTCGTGTTCGGCATAGTTGTGGTAATCATTGTGCCGTACCTGCTGCTGAAGATGGGAAAGAGTGCCAACTGGCTGATGTTTGTCGGAGTTTTCATCATGGTGACCCAGCTCAAGGCCCGTAACGATCTGGTGGTGGGAGCCTTCAAAATTCCGGTGTTCAGGGTCTACGAGATGCCGGAGATAGTGCATTACACCCCGTCTGTTTATGAGTTCCTGGTTGTCGCAGCTTCGACATCTCTGGTTGCCCTGCTGTATATCATCTTCAACCGTTCCGGGGTGTTTGATGTCAATGCCGGGAAGGAGGTTCACTGA